Within the Accipiter gentilis chromosome 12, bAccGen1.1, whole genome shotgun sequence genome, the region ACAGAGGCCAGATCATTTCTAAAGCTCATCATCTGCTCTTTCCTCTCCAGATTGTGGCCACGGGCATCTGTCGCACAGATGACCACGTTTTGGAAGGTTGCTTTCCTAACGTGGTCTTCCCAGTTATCCCGGGCCACGAAGGAGCTGGGATTGTGGAAAGCGTTGGAGAAGGAGTGACCTCTGTGAAACCAGGTAAGACGCACACACCAATACACGCCCAGGAGTCAGCTCTCAAAGTGGATGAGGCTGCCCAGAGCTCAGaaattcccctctgctcccatgtcAGTGGCTCAAAACCTGAGTGCACACTCATTGCACTGGACTGTCAGATGATACACTTTCCTGGTCCATTCCCCACGCACACGAGCGTGGCTCTGAGCCTCTCCTCCCGAAAGAGAAAGCAGAGCGTTCGTGGTAGGACGCTGCCATCGGAAAGCTCAGCAGAGACCCTCCCACAGGCAGCATCCTCAGGGCCTGCTGAGCGAGAGGCACCTAACAGGGATCCGCTTTGTTGCAGGAGACAAAGTCATCCCACTTTGCCTTCCACAGTGCGGGGAATGCAGCTTCTGCCTGAATCCCGAATCCAACTACTGCCTGAAGTCCCAGTGAGTTTGCTTCTCCTTCCCCTACACCTAAATGGGGTCAGCTGTCTCTCAACAAGTCTGACAACCCCACGGGTGCTTTGCTTGATGCAAAACAAATGCGTGTCCCTCCCAACAGTGTCTCTGAACCACAAAACCTGCTGCCTGACAAGACCAGCCGGTTCAGTTGCAAAGGGAAGCAGATCCACCACTTCCTCTGGGTCAGCACCTTTGCAGAATACACTGTGATGCCGGAGTACGCCGTTGCCAAGATAGATGCTGCTGCACCTCTGGACAAAGTCTGCTTGCTCGGCTGTGGGTTTCCCACAGGCTATGGGGCTGCCATCAACACCGCCAAGGTTGGTATTCAGGTGTGGAGAGCACAAGCAGCCCATGGCTGCCCTCGCACCCTCACCAACCCTGTGCAACAGAACCCTCCTTTTCACACTGGAGACTCACAGGGCCCCATGTCGTGCAGGTGAAACCAGGCTCCACCTGCGCCATCTTTGgcctgggaggagttggcctctCTGTTGTCATGGGCTGCAAGGCAGCTGGAGCTTCCCGAATCATTGCCATTGATATCAACAAGGACAAATTTGCCAAGGCCAAGGAGCTGGGAGCCACCGACTGCATCAGTCCTCACGACTTCAAGAAGCCCATCCAGGAGGTGCTCACTGAGATGACCGGCCATGGCGTGGACTACTCCTTTGAGGCCATCGGCCATGTGGATACCTTAGTAAGTGACATTTCAGCACgtctcctccctgccagctcaTTCACAGGCTCCTGTCAGGGTAAAAATTCACCCCGGTGGGCAGTTCCTTGCCTGCGCCTGCACTGCTGGGCACATCTTTGCTCAGAAAGACAGTCTATTGGCTTTGGGAGAAAATTATGTACAAGTCTTGAaacaggctgtcctggtttcagctgggatagagttaattgtcttcctagcagctggtacagtgctatgttttgatttcagtaggagaagaatgttgataacgcactgatgttttcagttgttgccaagtagtgtttagactaaagtcaaggatttttcagattttcatccccagccagcgagaaagctggaggggcacaagaagttggcacaggacacagccagggcagctgacccaaactggccaacagggtattccataccatgggatgctacatctagtataggaactgggaagtgggggcggggaatcgccactcgagGACtcgctgggtgtcagtcggcgggtggtgagcaattgccctgcgcatcatttgtacattccaatacttttattattactgttgtcattttattagtgttatcattatcattattagtttcttcttttctgttctattaaaccgttcttatctcaacccgcgagttttacttctttttcccgattttctcccccatcccactgtgttgggggaggagtgagtgagcggctgcgtggtgcttagttgctggctggggttgaaccacgacacAGGCACTGAGCTCTCCACGTCTGCTGCACAAGACAGCATGTGTTTTCAGATTACCAGGGAGGTGCAGATGACTGCACAGAAAGAAAGCTTTTCTGACAAACTCATCACTGCATTCTCTAATTCACCTGCCTGACCCATCAGACTGCTGCCCTGGCTTCCTGCAATATGAACACTGGCGTCTGCGTGATGGTTGGGGTACCAGCTTCTGGTTCAGTGATTTCCATCGATCCTATGCTTCTGCTGTCTGGGCGTACATGGAAGGGGACTCTGCTCGGAGGTATGAAACTTAGGAAAACAGTTTAGACATTTCAGACTTTTCCTTTCACGGTAATTTCAAAATGTCTGTGGAACAGGTACCCTTCAGGGCACATGAGTAACTCTCCCCTTGAGAATGAGTTTTCCTATCTCAGCAATGTCCTCAGCTGTAGgacaaaagacatttttcctcatAGACATTATTCACTAAGCTATTGGTCACAAAGAATATTTCAAGCTTGACAATGTCCCAGGAAGCCTCTTTGAAAGAGTTTTCAAGAAAAACCCAACTAAAGAGGAGCGCTGCATTTCCACTGTATATATAGGCATGAAACATGCTAATGAACCTGTAACTGTTTCATACAGTTCCAATGCACACAACTGTCTACTCTAGCCCACTCTCATCCCAAGGAGAGGGAAATTTCTCACAAGATAAAGGCACCAGAACTGGTCACTCAGTCCTGATCCTCACAGCAAGACTACCTTACCAAAACAGCATTTCTCTGATTATTCACTGCAGGTTCCTTCTCACTTTTCTAGGTTGGAAGATGAGAGATTGTATCGCTACATTAGTTTCCAGCTATTTGGAGAAGAAATTCAACTCAGACGTGCTAATCTCGCACACGCTGCCGATCGCTAAAGTGAATGAAGGGTTTGAGTTGTTACGTGCAGGAAAAAGGTGAGACCCTGACTAGCAGGAGCGAGGTACAGCAAACGCCACCTCCACCTAAAATTCAAACAGCCCAAACGCTCTGGCAGGCAGAGCATGCAATACTGCCTTCTCAAAAAGGATCTGAGCCTTTTGAGGAAGCAGGGTCCAGAGCCGTGTGTCGGGAAGCTCTGCCATAACCCGGAGGGAAGAGCCCACGCTCAGCACAGGGAACCCTCCTGCTCACGGTTTGGCTCAGCAGAGGTCCCGCAGCCCCAGCGCTGCCCTGAAGCCACCACAGGCCCTCAGATGCCAACATCTCGGGGCACTGTTTGAAAGCACAGGACAGGTGATGGAGAACGAGAAGCGAGGGGCATCTTTGGTGACAAGAGCataaaagccaaagaaaggaAGACGGTatcttacagcagcagcagcagaagagctatGGGGAGGGACATAGTGCCTTAGCTCTGAGGGGTTCCCTTCAGCAGGGTTTTGAAGGCTGCCCTGTTGCTGCATGTCCCATGCAGCTGAGTTAGGAAGAGGCTGGATGAGAAAGAAGGCGGCGGGTCCTCAGGC harbors:
- the LOC126044758 gene encoding alcohol dehydrogenase 1; the protein is MATSGKVIRCRAAVAWAVGKPLSVEEVEVSPPKAGEVRVKIVATGICRTDDHVLEGCFPNVVFPVIPGHEGAGIVESVGEGVTSVKPGDKVIPLCLPQCGECSFCLNPESNYCLKSHVSEPQNLLPDKTSRFSCKGKQIHHFLWVSTFAEYTVMPEYAVAKIDAAAPLDKVCLLGCGFPTGYGAAINTAKVKPGSTCAIFGLGGVGLSVVMGCKAAGASRIIAIDINKDKFAKAKELGATDCISPHDFKKPIQEVLTEMTGHGVDYSFEAIGHVDTLTAALASCNMNTGVCVMVGVPASGSVISIDPMLLLSGRTWKGTLLGGWKMRDCIATLVSSYLEKKFNSDVLISHTLPIAKVNEGFELLRAGKSIRCVLLF